The proteins below are encoded in one region of Streptomyces roseirectus:
- a CDS encoding fumarylacetoacetate hydrolase family protein, protein MESAAARPRPVLTAGSVLPADADRAALVARVQGPDGPCVAAVRGEEVVDLTAVAPTVADLMERDDAADVVREAAGGQVWRLDDLLGNQDVPRLLAPVDLQVIKAAGVTFARSLLERVIEERTGGDPAQAARIRDRVGEVVGGTLDGIRPGSPEADKARELLVAEGLWSQYLEVGIGPDPEVFTKAPVLSAVGTGADIGVLGASVWNNPEPEAVLVVDSRGRVRGATLGNDVNLRDIEGRSALLLSRAKDNNASCAIGPFVRLFDEDFDLDTVRGLDIDLRIDGTDGYVLHGSSSMREISRDVLDLVAATHGPHHQYPDGFVLFTGTLFAPTEDRQAPGAGFTHEHGDVVRISSPRLGALVNTVVPSEQATPWTFGVGALMRSLARRGLL, encoded by the coding sequence GTGGAATCGGCAGCAGCGCGCCCCCGCCCGGTCCTGACGGCGGGCTCCGTCCTGCCGGCGGACGCCGACCGGGCCGCCCTCGTCGCGCGTGTCCAGGGCCCGGACGGGCCGTGTGTGGCGGCGGTGCGTGGCGAGGAGGTCGTCGATCTGACCGCCGTCGCCCCGACCGTCGCCGATCTCATGGAACGCGACGACGCGGCGGACGTCGTCCGCGAGGCCGCCGGCGGACAGGTCTGGCGTCTGGACGACCTGCTCGGCAACCAGGACGTTCCGCGTCTGCTCGCGCCCGTCGACCTGCAAGTGATCAAGGCCGCGGGCGTCACCTTCGCCCGGAGTCTGCTGGAACGCGTCATCGAGGAGCGCACGGGCGGTGATCCGGCGCAGGCCGCGCGGATCCGGGACCGGGTCGGGGAGGTGGTGGGCGGCACGCTCGACGGCATCCGTCCCGGATCGCCGGAGGCGGACAAGGCCAGGGAACTGCTCGTCGCCGAAGGGCTGTGGTCGCAGTACCTGGAGGTCGGGATCGGCCCCGACCCGGAGGTGTTCACCAAGGCCCCGGTCCTGTCCGCGGTCGGCACCGGCGCCGACATCGGCGTGCTCGGCGCCTCGGTGTGGAACAACCCCGAGCCCGAGGCCGTCCTCGTCGTCGACTCGCGCGGCCGGGTGCGCGGCGCGACGCTCGGCAACGACGTCAACCTCCGTGATATCGAGGGCCGGAGCGCCCTGCTGCTGTCCCGCGCGAAGGACAACAACGCCTCCTGCGCGATCGGCCCGTTCGTCCGCCTCTTCGACGAGGACTTCGACCTCGACACCGTCCGAGGGCTTGACATCGACCTCCGGATCGACGGCACGGACGGCTACGTCCTGCACGGCAGCAGCTCCATGCGCGAGATCAGCCGCGACGTCCTGGACCTGGTGGCCGCCACGCACGGCCCGCACCACCAGTACCCGGACGGCTTCGTGCTGTTCACCGGCACGCTGTTCGCCCCCACCGAGGACCGGCAGGCACCCGGCGCGGGCTTCACCCACGAGCACGGCGACGTCGTGCGGATCTCCAGCCCGCGCCTCGGCGCGCTCGTCAACACCGTCGTCCCCAGCGAGCAGGCCACGCCGTGGACGTTCGGCGTAGGGGCGCTGATGCGCAGCCTCGCCCGGCGCGGCCTGCTGTGA